One Rosa chinensis cultivar Old Blush chromosome 3, RchiOBHm-V2, whole genome shotgun sequence DNA window includes the following coding sequences:
- the LOC112191392 gene encoding probable protein phosphatase 2C 33: MGSCLSAESRSPMAGSSPASPAWGAASRRRKSSKKKSASRNSSFDHRREDPALHRIPGRMFLNGSSEVASLFTQQGKKGTNQDAMIVWENFGSRTDTVFCGVFDGHGPYGHMVAKRVRDSLPLKLSSHWEVNLNSEEVLKEISPNTAGSLNSDDTAFASVDEDFRASVDSGESEKHPEIFQTLKESFLKAFKVMDRELRIQPSIDCFCSGTTAVTLIKQGRDIIVGNVGDSRAVLCTRDKDNTLLAIQLTVDLKPNLPAEAERIRKCRGRVFALHDEPEVCRVWLPNNDSPGLAMARAFGDFCLKDFGLISVPDVSYWRLTEKDEFIVLATDGIWDVLSNKEVVDIIASAPARSSAARALVESAVRAWRQKYPTSKVDDCAVVCLYLDSDTNNLSAAANNNLSEQPTAVNVVNAGSENEEDVSIPTSMVRSGTVRNGEEIFQDKEDEEEERSKENATEELNSESGIEWSALEGVSRVNTLLTLPRFVPGKEDMKARNKV, translated from the exons ATGGGTTCCTGCTTGTCTGCAGAAAGCAGGAGCCCAATGGCCGGTTCTTCGCCGGCCTCTCCTGCCTGGGGAGCCGCCTCCCGCCGGAGGAAGAGCTCCAAGAAGAAATCTGCATCCCGCAATTCTTCATTTGATCACCGCCGGGAAGACCCCGCGCTGCATAGGATTCCGGGGAGAATGTTCCTTAATGGCTCTAGTGAAGTTGCTTCTTTGTTTACTCAACAGGGCAAGAAAGGAACCAACCAAGATGCCATGATTGTTTGGGAG AATTTTGGTTCAAGAACAGACACAGTTTTCTGTGGCGTTTTTGATGGCCATGGTCCATATGGTCATATGGTTGCTAAGAGAGTGAGGGATTCACTTCCTCTCAAGTTGAGCTCACACTGGGAAGTGAACTTAAACAGTGAGGAAGTTCTCAAAGAGATCAGCCCTAACACTGCTGGAAGCTTGAATTCAGATGATACCGCATTTGCGTCTGTTGATGAAGATTTCAGGGCCTCCGTTGATTCTGGGGAATCAGAAAAGCACCCTGAGATCTTTCAGACACTGAAAGAGTCGTTCTTGAAAGCTTTCAAAGTTATGGACAGGGAACTGCGAATACAACCAAGTATCGATTGCTTTTGTAGTGGGACAACAGCAGTAACTCTAATTAAGCAG GGTCGGGATATAATCGTTGGAAATGTTGGGGACTCCAGAGCCGTTCTTTGCACAAGAGATAAAGATAACACTCTACTGGCAATTCAGTTGACTGTGGATCTCAAACCAAATCTTCCAG CGGAAGCAGAAAGAATACGGAAGTGTAGGGGACGTGTTTTTGCTCTTCATGATGAACCAGAGGTTTGTCGGGTCTGGCTGCCAAACAATGACTCCCCTGGTCTCGCCATGGCACGGGCTTTTGGAGATTTTTGCCTCAAGGATTTCGGTCTGATCTCAGTGCCTGATGTATCCTATTGGCGTCTCACTGAGAAGGATGAATTTATAGTCTTAGCCACAGATGGG ATTTGGGATGTTCTGTCTAACAAAGAAGTGGTAGACATTATAGCATCAGCCCCTGCACGTTCCTCTGCAGCTCGAGCGCTGGTTGAGTCAGCAGTTCGAGCCTGGAGACAGAAATACCCAACTTCCAAAGTAGACGACTGTGCTGTAGTTTGCCTATACCTCGATTCAGACACAAACAACTTATCAGCTGCTGCTAATAATAACTTGAGTGAGCAGCCTACTGCAGTGAATGTGGTGAATGCTGGGAGTGAGAATGAAGAAGATGTCTCTATCCCAACTTCTATGGTCCGCTCAGGGACTGTCCGAAATGGCGAAGAGATTTTTcaagacaaagaagatgaagaggaagagagaagtaAGGAGAATGCCACAGAGGAACTTAACTCGGAATCGGGTATAGAGTGGTCTGCTCTGGAAGGAGTTTCTCGTGTTAACACATTGTTGACTCTGCCAAGGTTTGTGCCTGgaaaagaagacatgaaggcCCGGAACAAGGTTTGA
- the LOC112191391 gene encoding serine carboxypeptidase-like 20: protein MAGMARPLATIPTCFSIIIICLSLITMRIEAAPQGSLVTQLPGFNGTFPSSHYSGYVSIGSKKLFYYFVVSEGSPADDPVVLWLNGGPGCSSFDGFVYEHGPFNFEQKSKGALPTLQLNPYSWSKVSNMLYLDSPAGVGFSYSEDPSQYVTGDLQTAADTHAFLLSWFKQYPEFLSNPFYISGESYAGVYVPTLAFQVATGIQNGTKPVVNLKGYMVGNGVTDRNFDDNALVPFAHGMALISDQIYEGVIEECGINYSNSSSPKCNEKLNLAREALGGLNIYNILEPCYHGTESGNDTSTTTKSSNLPLSFQQLGKSPEKPLGVRKRMFGRAWPYQMSVEDGLVPLWPQLAAKSNSRTVPCFNDEVATKWLNDPAVREAIHAKPASVSGPWELCSDRISYDHDAGSMIPYHRNLTTKGYKAIIFSGDHDMCVPYTGSQAWTSSLGYKVIDQWRSWLSNDQVAGYLQAYENDLTFLTVKGAGHTVPEYKPREALDFYSRWLAGKPI from the exons ATGGCGGGCATGGCCAGACCGTTGGCTACAATTCCCACCTGCTTCTCAATCATAATCATATGCTTAAGCTTGATAACAATGAGAATTGAGGCAGCCCCTCAAGGCTCTCTTGTCACCCAGCTTCCCGGCTTCAATGGCACTTTTCCGTCCAGCCACTATTCCGG ATATGTAAGCATAGGCTCAAAGAAACTTTTCTACTACTTCGTAGTGTCAGAAGGGAGCCCCGCAGACGATCCTGTTGTCTTGTGGCTCAATGGCGGACCCGGCTGCTCTAGCTTTGACGGATTCGTCTACGAACACG GGCCGttcaattttgaacaaaaatcgAAAGGAGCATTGCCCACTTTACAACTTAATCCTTACAGCTGGTCCAAG gtttcCAACATGCTGTATTTGGATTCTCCTGCTGGTGTTGGGTTTTCCTACTCAGAAGACCCAAGCCAATACGTAACTGGGGATCTTCAAACTGCTGCCGACACCCACGCCTTCCTCCTCAGCTGGTTTAAGCAGTACCCGGAGTTTCTTTCCAATCCCTTTTACATTTCCGGGGAGTCTTATGCTGGAGTCTACGTCCCTACTCTTGCCTTTCAAGTTGCCACAG GTATTCAAAATGGAACAAAACCAGTTGTAAATCTCAAGGGTTACATGGTGGGGAATGGAGTCACAGACAGAAACTTTGATGACAATGCTCTTGTCCCTTTTGCTCATGGGATGGCCCTCATTTCAGATCAAATTTATGAG GGAGTTATAGAAGAATGTGGGATCAACTACTCCAACTCATCTAGTCCCAAGTGCAATGAGAAACTTAATCTGGCTCGCGAG GCTCTTGGTGGACTAAATATCTACAACATCCTTGAGCCTTGTTACCACGGAACTGAATCAGGAAATGATACTTCTACAACAACCAAAAGCAGCAACTTACCCCTTAGCTTTCAGCAACTAGGCAAGTCGCCTGAGAAGCCTCTCGGAGTGAGAAAGAGGATGTTTGGCCGCGCTTGGCCTTATCAGATGTCAGTAGAAGATGGCTTAGTCCCTTTGTGGCCACAGCTAGCTGCTAAATCTAACTCACGCACTGTTCCATGCTTT AATGATGAAGTCGCAACTAAATGGCTGAACGACCCCGCAGTTAGGGAAGCAATTCATGCCAAGCCT GCAAGTGTGTCTGGTCCCTGGGAATTATGCTCAGATAGAATAAGTTACGATCATGATGCTGGAAGTATGATCCCTTACCACCGAAACCTTACAACCAAAGGATACAAAGCAATCATTTTCAGTGGAGACCATGATATGTGTGTGCCATATACTGGAAGCCAGGCATGGACTAGTTCACTTGGGTATAAGGTTATAGACCAATGGAGGTCTTGGCTATCCAATGACCAAGTTGCAGGCTACTTGCAAGCATATGAAAACGACCTCACCTTTCTGACTGTCAAG GGAGCTGGACACACCGTCCCTGAATACAAGCCACGGGAGGCACTCGACTTCTACAGCCGCTGGTTGGCAGGAAAACCGATATGA